A stretch of Besnoitia besnoiti strain Bb-Ger1 chromosome V, whole genome shotgun sequence DNA encodes these proteins:
- a CDS encoding Amylo-alpha-1,6-glucosidase (encoded by transcript BESB_059690) encodes MRLPPVNAKRLPQPGEPSLAHMISCAEVFSAHFDREGMLDAPDRAAGNFRVSKGASIDLLVLNGSQPHPVAGCVVETPLGETEQLRQTADDLGNLVFMFKAKLAGPYRIQLQYGAGQPSASPAHSRTTSASTPPTPEGGQGAGAGQASNAEWPAASASLSPVSVIIVEPALSINGVPLKQESISLQTVLSRCLGPFARWRRMFTNTGELGYNMIHFTPLQALGESGSCYSIADQLHISEFFLDDTSEPSLSPRRGASGAVPGCLAALRRANSSEIVGLEELKAIIHLMETELGLLSTIDLVLNHTASNSPWLRDHPDSGYSPDNSPWLTGAYELDWKLQEFSLRVVRGEFAEKYGATKHIDNEHQLQNVMRAFNEELLKPFRMEEWFYLHVDDTVAAWKAAHASAAGAHAQPSRLDDGQMQDRIFNEAIKSVGVKRGPTIVVSGAFLRDLLPLSEEGRLRGLLSAVCGRLVDKARESEDFVHKAVEGHARWERLECRRGPLGEKHWEALAPRYFTPLDESPEPAQRSVLANNGWVMGWDATKDFAAAGALVYLRRELVVWSDCVKLRYGKGPEDAPFLWNHMTEYCRMAAKAFHGVRLDNCHSTPIHVAQHMLRECRRIRPDFWVFAELFTGSQAMDLHFERCLGINALVREAMQTHNAGDLAYHLKKFGMKQGLGQLSPIFSLNRSGAPVEAITSAAACAGASRAASPAADATHETKREASEDRSDPASSSGFFSSLARGFSSTVSLPPAASLDAASPSSPSSPASTASPSPAPLSPATRRGVPLRPALCPALFYDCTHDNETPNQKFTAAAALPFSVLLAAAGCPVGSTRGYDELVPRTLSVVAENRVYEDYHGDVPLINPVALIAGSELKAVSNGTTVDAEEAVARPKILDELALTCKHGGNHVVMRGSWDNWERDVSGERDENGHVRIVLRKGAQYGLKGDAPEKLQFKFVVDGNWTVDSDLPCEKDGWNVNNVLMSDGASPDAHATWKQGDSPPGLLAVRPILNALHVKAGQEGFEQLDAECKTDDLVVAVRHHPVTHECIYFIARCAYHCQQGDYPLPEIRLSGKIKEVPLMATLALPGDAEQHFRPAVAKINGLPGAAKLFSDLSYFAPNTYFDGSSNTTSLHLQNFPRGSALIVRTAPAAAFADAAQIERERAAAPLFTPAAATCSALMSHYARLWPLLQETSLAALSELLFSCEQEERDRGRGLYEVSGYGSIVYAGLTGPVAILDEVRRVPFEAQTNQPVFRNLKEGYWLLRYAAGRIAPPCLEPIKAWLQEAVDIIEHRFPVYDWLRPYYADDILSHLYALCCRFVLDKMPLARGSVADAETGQLRIPGKLVMHASSPKGKKKQNPKHPAVAAADGADAAEGGIAVSPGDHLLALLSVSTLQFYSFVPSAPLVWRTLQPSISAGLPFFSAGFMRAWGRDTFIALKGILLTTSRYEEAKAEILGFARVMRHGLIPNLLDAGNNPRYNARDATWFFCQAIQDYCVHAPEGLQILKTPVEMKYEGNATQAPDLPINTLADVLHHILLSHAKGIDFREWNAGKQIDEHMRDEGFNIRIYMDPNTGLIFGGNRFNCGTWMDKMGSSDKAHNRGLPATPRDGAAVEIIGLLKSTLRFVTMLPEEFFPYKTVTTSAGQEMTYVRWNSLLEARFEKCFYVPQNAQEDSQFFVDSQFINRRGIYKDTFKASEVWRDYQLRPNVCVALAVAPELFDRAHAREYLAAVEKALWGPKQLGLKTLDPSDWNYRPDYDNSNDSDDFHVAHGYNYHQGPEWIWPLGYFLKAKMIFAEEFDAEPGAGGKTGPLSKSPSSHLKAECMQFLQNHRAHLDTDRWRSLPELTNSSGSFCKDSCPAQAWSIATLLAVVGDLVSGPVDLQKIGLKAGPSVADDDAE; translated from the exons CCTCGCGCACATGATCTCGTGTGCTGAAGTCTTCTCCGCTCACTTTGACAGAGAGGGCATGCTTGACGCCCCGGACAGAGCCGCTGGAAACTTCCGCGTCTCCAAAG gggCGAGCATCGACTTGCTTGTACTGAACGGCTCGCAGCCCCATCCGGTGGCTGGCTGCGTCGTGGAGACGCCGCTCGGGGAGACAGAGCAGCTCCGCCAAACCGCGGACGACTTGGGTAACCTCGTCTTCATGTTCAAGGCAAAACTTGCCG GTCCGTACCGCATTCAGTTGCAGTATGGCGCAGGGCAGCCGtcggcttcgccggcgcactCGCGCACGACTTCTGCCTCAACGCCGCCCACGCCTGAAGGCGGgcagggcgcaggcgcagggcaGGCCTCGAATGCGGAGTggccggcggcctctgcatcGCTGTCGCCAGTCTCTGTGATCATCGTCGAGCCTGCACTCAGCATCAACGGCGTGCCGCTGAAGCAAGAAAGCATCTCACTGCAGACAGTGCTGTCTCGCTGCCTGGGACCCTTCGCGAG ATGGAGACGCATGTTCACTAACACCGGCGAACTGGGCTACAACATGATCCACTtcacgcctctgcaggcgctgggCGAGTCTGGGTCGTGCTACAG CATCGCCGACCAGCTGCACATCAGCGAGTTCTTCCTGGACGATACTTCGGAgccttcgctttctccgcggcgcggcgcaagcggcgcCGTCCCGGGGTgcttggcggcgctgcgccgcgcgaacaGCAGCGAAATCGTCGGGCTGGAAGAACTGAAGGCGATCATTCACCTGATGGAAACCGAGCTGGGACTGCTCAGCACCATTGACCTCGTCCTCAATCACACTGCCAGCAACAGTCCCTGGCTCCGCGACCACCCCGACAGCGG ATATAGCCCCGACAATTCGCCGTGGCTGACAGGTGCGTACGAGTTGGACTGGAAGCTGCAGGAGTTCAGTTTGCGAGTTGTCCGCGGCGAGTTCGCGGAGAAGTACGGAGCGACGAAGCATATCGACAACGAGCACCAGCTGCAGAATGTGATGCGCGCCTTCAACGAGGAGCTGCTAAAGCCTTTCCGCATGGAAGAATGGTTCTACCTGCATGTAGACGACACTGTCGCCGCCTggaaggccgcgcacgcgtccgccgcgggcgcccacGCCCAGCCTAGCAGGCTCGACGACGGCCAGATGCAGGACCGCATCTTCAACGAG GCGATCAAGTCGGTTGGCGTGAAGCGCGGTCCGACGATCGTGGTGTCGGGGGCGTTTCTGCGAGACTTGCTGCCTCTGAGCGAGGaggggcgtctgcgcgggcTGCTGTCGGCAgtctgcgggcgcctggTCGACAAGGCACGCGAGTCTGAGGACTTTGTGCACAAAGCTGTCGAAGGCCACGCACGCTGGGAGCGGCTGGAGTGCCGACGCGGGCCCCTGGGCGAAAAGCACTGGGaagcgctggcgccgcgctaCTTCACGCCGCTCGACGAGAGCCCCGAGCCCGCCCAGCGCTCCGTCTTGGCCAACAACGGCTGGGTGATGGGCTGGGACGCGACGAAAgacttcgctgccgccggcgcgctggtGTACCTCCGCAGAGAGCTCGTCGTCTGGTCCGACTGCGTCAAACTCAG ATACGGCAAAGGTCCGGAAGACGCGCCCTTCCTATGGAACCACATGACCGAGTACTGCCGCATGGCTGCGAAGGCCTTCCACGGCGTGCGCCTCGACAACTGTCACTCCACGCCCATCCACGTCGCGCAG cACATGCTCCGCGAGTGTCGTCGCATTCGCCCGGATTTTTGGGTCTTCGCGGAGCTCTTCACTGGCAGCCAGGCGATGGATCTCCACTTTGAGCGATGCCTCGGCATCAACGCGCTGGTGCGTGAGGCGATGCAGACGCACAACGCAGGCGATCTCGCCTACCACTTGAAGAAGTTTGGCATGAAGCAGGGCCTGGGTCAGCTGTCGCCGATCTTCTCGCTCAatcgcagcggcgccccggTAGAGGCGAtcacctccgccgcggcctgcgccggcgcgtctcgcgcggcctcgcccgcggcggacgcgacgcACGAGACGAAGCGCGAAGCGAGCGAAGACAGGAGCGAtcctgcgtcttcctcgggcttcttcagctccctcgcgcgcggcttctcctcgaccgtttcgctgccgccggcggcgtctcttgacgccgcgtcgccctcgtcgccctcatCGCCCGCGTCGACCGCGTCGCCGAGTCCAGCTCCACTCTCGCCGgcgactcgccgcggcgtgccgctgcggccggcgtTGTGCCCCGCGCTGTTCTACGACTGCACCCACGACAACGAGACGCCCAATCAGAAGTtcacagctgcggcggctcttCCGTTCTCCGTGttgctcgcggccgccggctgccCAGTCGGATCCACGCGCGGCTACGACGAGCTCGTCCCGCGCACGCTCTCAGTCGTCGCCGAGAACCGCGTCTACGAGGACTACCACGGCGACGTGCCCCTGATCAACCCCGTGGCGCTGATCGCGGGCAGCGAGCTGAAGGCCGTCTCGAACGGGACGACGgtcgacgcagaggaggcggtggCGCGGCCGAAGATCCTCGACGAACTCGCGCTGACTTGCAAGCATGGCGGAAACCACGTGGTGATGCGCGGCAGCTGGGATAACTGGGAGCGCGACGTCTCAGGCGAACGCGACGAGAACGGACATGTCCGCATCGTCCTCCGGAAGGGCGCGCAGTATGGCCtgaagggcgacgcgcccgagaAGCTGCAGTTCAAGTTCGTCGTCGACGGCAACTGGACTGTCGACTCAGACCTCCCCTGCGAAAAGGACGGATGGAATGTCAACAACGTTCTCAtgagcgacggcgccagcCCCGACGCCCACGCAACCTGGAAGCAAG GCGACTCGCCTCCCGGGCTGCTCGCGGTTCGCCCGATTCTGAATGCGCTGCATGTCAAGGCTGGGCAGGAAGGATTTGAGCAGTTGGATGCGGAGTGCAAGACTGACgacctcgtcgtcgccgtccgccacCACCCCGTAACGCACGAGTGCATCTACTTCATAGCGCGCTGCGCCTACCACTGCCAGCAGGGCGACTATCCGCTGCCCGAG ATTCGTTTGAGCGGAAAGATTAAGGAGGTGCCTCTAATGgcgacgctggcgctgcccggcgacgccgagcagCACTTCCGACCGGCGGTGGCAAAGATCAACGGCCTtccgggcgcggcgaagctctTCTCGGATTTGAGTTACTTCGCGCCGAACACGTACTTTGACGGCTCCTCAAACACGACGAGTCTGCATCTGCAGAACTTCCCGCGTGGGTCGGCACTGATTGTGCGgactgcgcctgccgcggccttcgcggacgcggcgcagatcgaacgcgagcgcgccgctgctccgcTCTtcacgccggcggcggcgacctgcTCGGCGCTCATGAGCCACTACGCGCGCCTGTGGCCGCTGCTGCAAGAAacgtcgctggcggcgctctctgagCTGCTTTTCTCCTGCGAACAGGAggagcgcgaccgcggtcgcgggctGTACGAAGTCTCAGGCTACGGCTCGATCGTCTACGCAGGCCTCACAGGCCCCGTGGCCATCCTCGACGAGGTTCGGCGCGTGCCCTTCGAGGCGCAGACTAACCAACCCGTCTTCAGGAACTTGAAGGAGGGCTACTGGCTCCTGCGCTACGCGGCCGGGCGCATCGCGCCGCCCTGTCTCGAGCCCATCAAGGCCTGGCTCCAGGAGGCCGTGGACATCATCGAGCACCGATTCCCAGTCTACGACTGGCTGCGGCCCTACTACGCGGACGACATCCTCTCCCACCTCTAcgccctctgctgccgcttcgTCCTCGACAAAAtgccgctcgcccgcggcagcgtcgccgacgccgagaccGGGCAGCTCCGCATCCCCGGGAAGCTCGTCATGCACGCCTCCTCCCCGAAgggcaagaagaagcagaatcCAAAGCACCCCGCagttgcggcggcggacggcgcagacgccgccgagggcgggaTCGCCGTGTCTCCTGGCGACCATTTGCTTGCGCTGCTGAGTGTCTCCACGCTCCAGTTCTACTCATTCgttccctctgcgccgctcgtgTGGCGCACGCTGCAGCCGAGCATCTCCGCAGGACTGCCGTTCTTTTCGGCCGGATTCATGCGCGCCTGGGGACGGGATACCTTCATCGCGCTGAAGGGCATTCTGCTCACCACGAG CCGGtacgaagaggcgaaggcggagattctcggcttcgcgcgcgtgaTGCGTCACGGTCTGATCCCGAACCTCCTCGACGCAGGCAACAATCCTCGCTACAACGCCCGAGACGCCACGTGGTTTTTCTGTCAG GCGATTCAGGACTACTGCGTGCACGCGCCCGAGGGCCTGCAAATCCTCAAGACTCCAGTGGAAATGAAGTACGAAGGAAacgccacgcaggcgcccgacCTGCCGATCAACACACTCGCGGACGTCCTTCACCACATCCTCCTCTCGCATGCAAAG GGGATCGATTTCCGCGAGTGGAACGCGGGCAAGCAGATTGACGAGCACATGCGCGACGAAGGCTTCAACATCCGCATCTACATGGACCCCAACACCGGGCTTATTTTCGGAGGCAACCGCTTCAACTGCGGCACCTGGATGGACAAAATGGGCTCCAGCGACAAG gcgcacaaCCGCGGACTGCCAGCGACCCCGCGCGACGGGGCTGCGGTGGAGATCATAGGCCTGTTGAAGTCGACGCTGCGCTTCGTCACGATGCTGCCGGAGGAATTCTTCCCCTACAAGACGGTCACCACGAGCGCAG GCCAAGAGATGACCTACGTGCGCTGGAACTCGCTGCTCGAAGCGCGCTTCGAAAAGTGCTTCTACGTGCCGCAGAACGCGCAGGAGGACAGCCAGTTCTTCGTAGATTCACAGTTCATCAATCGCCGCGGGATCTACAAAGACACCTTCAAAGCCTCCGAAGTCTGGCGGGACTACCAGCTGCGCCCAaacgtctgcgtcgccctcgccgtcgcgccggagCTCTTCGACAGA gcgcatgcacgcgagTATTTGGCCGCAGTTGAAAAGGCGCTGTGGGGTCCCAAGCAGCTGGGGCTGAAGACACTCGATCCCTCGGATTGGAACTACCGCCCTGACTACGACAACTCGAACGACTCCGACGACTTCCACGTCGCCCACGGCTACAACTATCACCAG GGCCCGGAATGGATCTGGCCGCTGGGGTATTTCCTCAAGGCGAAGATGATTTTCGCGGAGGAGTTCGACGCGGagcccggcgccggcgggaagACCGGGCCGCTGTCCAAGTCCCCGAGCAGCCATCTGAAGGCGGAGTGCATGCAGTTCCTTCAAAATCACCGCGCACACCTCGACACCGACcgctggcgctcgctgccCGAGCTTACCAACTCAAGCGGCAG CTTTTGCAAGGATAGCTGCCCGGCCCAGGCGTGGTCGATCGCgactctcctcgccgtcgtcggcgacCTCGTCTCAGGTCCCGTTGACCTCCAGAAAATCGGCCTCAAAGCCGGTCCTAGcgtcgcggacgacgacgccgaatAA
- a CDS encoding ubiquitin carboxyl-terminal hydrolase (encoded by transcript BESB_059670): MASAALAAAASLPASLGAASPLSVPVVSLSERGIRYVPAASSALSASSPSSAAAAPVARPPSLPLSQWIFPRDKLPPLAWSKARPAGAGLVNPSALCFMNAVLQALAYTPGFAEFLLEGQHSRGCPITQARREARRKKGEAAGEALPRDADVSFSFCVLCKLEDQVKSIHRQGAGCVENRFSSYVRQFVWKKFRHGRQEDAHEFLRYLLEALIRVQRPPSQAPGAPPSKKEAPPEVWMTSLCGQLFGGWLQSSIRCTKCTYSSVRFDPCLDVPVDLGRSGERGDAFRMKKKKHARWAGLPELGKKQRGGDACTLEKALHRFVQVEHLVGDNCYNCPQCKKKQPATKQLQIHTPPRVLVLPIKRFTVSGFPCFAGGFFDSSFLGKNHAALAFPSLLNLSPYMALSLRAPATLTEKAPVSLLSLSSSLSSSALSDAVEGAAASGDDDAQQPIHSPESCSTRASSSFASSPAGSPAASASPTPCLAASSPPLYQLYAVITHSGVSLSSGHYRCFVKMPNPPQSSSTFSSSAWLMADDETVRMVSETLVFQRLQDEAYLLFYSRLPSADELAAKERTHAAEVLSSLSSFAAKAQAPGVAAQTANAQLSDAEKSADEDEANTGVSLSASLSASGSSDDESDTSFSDTGLGSSGDSSIPSSDEDNEDDALMTEDLWEDVEGEREREKKQLVAFLVRRERRAAQVLSRRLRRQVRAGTYSLLRRVVTGNLERARNAAEAGAGFANLARLSGGASDDESDAEEAPEGVGSACYCGDGLASGGKRKVKAHAAPSKAAQAPPTATASLPAKEKERGKPRGTSLMNFHVVTAEDMSSRIAAARSYSNQYGVNAPGTWDAEADDEETSDGDGVVPPARRDELFERLQELQQPRSAKRERHDREYDRGKVKKVKRKEPRPTVGASVAHPSAASSSPSVVVYQRAAFDQVLAEKKNKGHRFQRLGAASGGRGYKDKRHKGKAFGHKGKHFNKR, translated from the exons atggcgtctgcagcgctcgccgctgcagcgtcgctgcccgcctctctgggcgcggcgagcccgctCTCCGTGCCAGTCGTTTCCTTGTCTGAGCGCGGCATTCGCTACGTGCCTGCGGCCTCATCAGCcctttctgcgtcgtctccttcctctgcagctgccgcgcccgtcgcgcggccgccgtcgctgccgctgagTCAGTGGATTTTCCCGCGCGACAAGCTGCCGCCACTCGCCTGGAGCAAGGCGCgaccggcgggcgccggcctGGTGAACCCGAGCGCGCTGTGCTTCATGAACGCCGtcctgcaggcgctcgcctACACACCGGGCTTCGCAGAGTTCCTCCTCGAGGGTCAACACAGCCGCGGGTGCCCGAtcacgcaggcgcgccgcgaggcgaggcgcaagaagggcgaggcggctggcgaggctctgcctcgcgacgccgacgtCTCCTTCTCGTTCTGCGTCCTGTGCAAGCTCGAGGACCAAGTAAAAAGCATCCACCGACAGGGCGCGGGCTGCGTGGAGAACCGATTCAGCTCCTACGTGCGGCAGTTCGTCTGGAAAAAGTTCCGCCACGGCAGACAAGAAGACGCCCACGAGTTCCTCCGCTACCTGCTCGAGGCGCTCATCCGCGtgcagcgcccgccgtcgcaggcgcctggcgcgccgccctccaaGAAGGAAGCGCCGCCCGAAGTCTGGATGACGAGTCTCTGCGGGCAGCTCTTCGGCGGCTGGCTCCAGTCTTCGATTCGGTGCACCAAGTGCACGTACAGCAGCGTGCGCTTCGACCCCTGCCTCGATGTCCCAGTCGACCTCGGCcggagcggcgagcgcggcgacgccttccgcatgaagaaaaagaagcatGCGCGTTGGGCAGGCCTCCCTGAGCTCGGCAAGAAACAACGCGGTGGAGATGCATGCACACTCGAGAAGGCGCTTCACCGATTCGTTCAGGTCGAGCATCTCGTGGGAGACAATTGCTACAA CTGCCCGCAGtgcaagaagaagcagccggcgacgaagcagctgcagattcACACGCCGCCCCGCGTCTTGGTGCTGCCAATCAAGCGTTTCACAGTGTCTGGCTTTCCGTGCTTTGCGGGCGGATTCTTCGATTCCTCGTTCTTGGGGAAGAAccacgccgccctcgcgttcCCTTCGCTTTTGAATCTAAGTCCCTACATGGCTCTTTCGttgcgcgcgccagcgacgctGACTGAGAAGGCGCCTgtttcgcttctctccctctcctcctctctctcgtcttctgcgctctctgatgccgtggagggcgcggcggcctctggcgacgacgacgcgcagcagccgatTCACTCGCCCGAATCGTGCTCGACGCgagcgtcgtcgtccttcgcgtcttcgcctgcgggatcgccagccgcctccgcctcccccacGCCCTGCcttgcggcgtcttcgccacCGCTCTATCAACTCTACGCCGTGATCACGCATTCCGGCGTCTCCTTGTCTAGCGGTCACTACCGCTGCTTCGTGAAGATGCCCAACCCTCCGCAGTCCTCGTCGACGTTTTCTTCCTCAGCGTGGCTCATGGCGGATGACGAGACTGTGCGCATGGTGAGCGAGACTCTCGTTTTCCAGCGTCTGCAGGACGAAGCGTACCTTCTCTTCTACTCGCGCCTCCCTTCTGCGGACGAActcgccgcgaaggagcgcacgcatgcagcggaagTCCTcagctcgctctcctcgttcgCAGCGAAGGCTCAGGCGCCTggggtggcggcgcagactgcaaacgcgcagctctctgacgcagagaagagcgcgGACGAGGATGAGGCGAACACCGGCGTCTCGTTGAGTGCCTCTCTGTCGGCAtcgggcagcagcgacgacgagagcgaTACATCTTTCTCGGATACAGGTCTCGGGAGCAGCGGCGACTCTTCGATTCCCTCGAGCGACGAAGAcaacgaggacgacgcactTATGACGGAGGACCTGTGGGAAGAcgtggagggcgagagagaacgtgagaagaagcagctcgTCGCTTTCCTGGTGCGGcgtgagcgccgcgccgcgcaagtCTTGtcgcggagactgcgccgACAGGTGCGCGCGGGCACCTAcagtctgctgcgtcgcgtcgTCACAGGGAACTtggagagggcgcggaacgccgcggaggcgggcgcggggttCGCAAACCTTGCCCGGCTTTCTGGGGGAGCCTCCGACGACGAAAGCGAtgctgaggaggcgcccgaAGGGGTGGGCTCTGCGTGCTACTGTGGGGACGGCCTGGCGAGCGGAGGCAAGCGAAAGGtgaaggcgcacgcggcgcccagcaaggcagcgcaggcgccgccgaccgcaactgcctctctgccggccaaagagaaggagcgcggcAAGCCGAGGGGCACGAGCTTGATGAACTTCCACGTCGTCACAGCCGAGGACATGTCGAGTCGcatcgctgcggcgcgcagctaCTCCAATCAGTACGGAGTGAATGCGCCAGGCACGTGGGACgctgaggcagacgacgaggagacctCGGACGGAGACGGAGTcgtgccgcccgcgcgccgcgacgaacTTTTCGAGAGgctgcaggagctgcagcagccgcggagcgcgaAACGCGAGCGCCACGACAGAGAATATGATCGCGGAAAAGTCAAGAAGGTCAAGCGGAAGGAACCGAGACCGACTGTTGGAG cctccgtcgcgcatccgtctgcagcgtcttcgtcgccaaGCGTAGTCGTCTACCAGCGCGCGGCGTTCGATCAGGTCCtcgccgagaagaagaatAAAGGGCACCGGTTCCAGCGGCTGGGGGCCGCCTCGGGTGGCAGGGGCTACAAAGACAAGCGGCACAAAGGGAAGGCCTTCGGGCACAAGGGCAAGCACTTCAACAAGCGGTAG
- a CDS encoding hypothetical protein (encoded by transcript BESB_059680) yields MPWRCRPRSARKRDPRLLATSLDDALLQACLEFAACVYACARISSALKILNGGRGSDATKQDGDRPKPGAPAARQPADVSSERTPACPKTRPGGGERVARERDEMFAVMDRRGRCCLIKGVLAANEETAVSRLQLDWSGCLNKGFSSLWKVLAPPDSSSAHSANGADAGAARRGGVGHGGPTLAAASCRKRETKRQSPGSLWRRSRRSRAGESSFAATRRGAPFR; encoded by the coding sequence ATGCCATGGAGGTGCCGCCCACGCAGCGCCCGGAAGCGCGACccacgcctcctcgccacttccctcgacgacgcgctcCTTCAAGCCTGTCTGGAGTTTGCAGCTTGCgtgtatgcatgcgcacggATCTCCAGCGCTCTGAAAATCCTCAacggaggacgaggcagTGACGCGACGAAACAAGACGGAGACCGACCGAAGCCAGGCGCACCGGCTGCGCGCCAACCGGCAGACGTCAGCAGCGAGCGAACGCCGGCCTGCCCGAAGACAAGGCCTGGCGGAGGAGAAAGGgtcgcgagagagcgagacgagatGTTTGCTGTCATGGATCGGAGGGGACGATGCTGCCTGATTAAGGGAGTCCTCGCGGCCAACGAGGAGACGGCTGTGtcccgcctgcagctcgacTGGAGCGGATGCCTCAACAAgggcttttcttctctctggaAGGTTCTGGCGCCTCCTgactcctccagcgcgcaCAGCGCGAACGGGGCGGACGCGGGAGCCGCCCGCCGAGGGGGAGTGGGGCACGGAGGCCCGACGCTGGCTGCGGCCAGCTGcaggaaaagagagacaaagagacAGTCCCCTGGATccctctggcgccgcagccggcggagcAGGGCCGGAGAGTCCTCGTTTGCAGCCACCCGGCGGGGTGCTCCTTTCCGCTGA